One genomic window of Mogibacterium diversum includes the following:
- a CDS encoding DUF5104 domain-containing protein: MKKATLTMLCLLMILSAAFCLEGCKSREQRLSEETAYEDAQMNAMNKKVVKCINEKDKKGLKNLFSKSAQKNIEDLDGKIDELFNVFDGKIIKSVRVSSKVTDGSINVQPFSIIGKCTFSLNSKRQYIGYIDFCDKDDNNKDNVGLYMIEVCTCSREELPEEFAWEGVNNGKPGIFIHYID; the protein is encoded by the coding sequence ATGAAAAAAGCAACGCTTACTATGCTATGTCTACTAATGATTTTATCAGCTGCGTTCTGTCTTGAAGGCTGTAAAAGTCGTGAACAACGGCTAAGCGAAGAAACTGCATATGAAGATGCACAGATGAATGCAATGAATAAAAAAGTCGTTAAATGCATTAATGAAAAGGATAAAAAAGGGTTAAAGAACCTTTTCTCAAAGAGTGCACAAAAGAATATCGAAGATTTAGATGGCAAGATAGATGAACTTTTTAATGTATTTGATGGGAAAATAATCAAAAGTGTACGAGTAAGTTCTAAAGTAACGGATGGTTCTATTAATGTCCAACCTTTTAGTATTATTGGGAAATGCACATTTTCTCTAAACAGCAAAAGGCAATATATTGGATACATAGATTTTTGTGATAAGGATGATAACAACAAAGATAATGTAGGTCTTTATATGATTGAAGTATGCACGTGCTCACGTGAAGAATTGCCTGAAGAATTTGCTTGGGAAGGTGTTAATAATGGAAAA